Part of the Allofrancisella frigidaquae genome is shown below.
GGCTGTTATGGAGGCTGCTGATAAAGTAAATTCACCAGTTATTTTACAAGGTTCTGCAGGTGCTAGAAAATACGCTGGCGCTCCTTTTATCAGACATTTAGTTTTAGCTGCTATAGAAGAATATCCACATTTACCAGTTTGTATGCATCAAGATCATGGAACGTCCCCAGCAGTTTGTCAACGATCTATTCAGTTAGGCTTTTCATCTGTGATGATGGATGGCTCGCTAAAAGCAGACGGCAAAACTCCAGCAGATTATGAATATAATGTAAATGTAACTAAAACTGTTACAGATATGGCTCATGCTTGTGGTGTCTCTGTTGAAGGTGAGCTAGGTTGTCTTGGCTCTTTGGAAACTGGACAAGCCGGTGAAGAAGATGGTATAGGTGCAGAAGGCACCTTATCTATGGATCAGCTATTAACAGACCCAGAAGAAGCGGCTGATTTTGTAAGAAAAACTAAAGTTGATGCGTTAGCAATTGCTATTGGTACAAGTCATGGAGCTTATAAGTTTACTAAGCCACCTACAGGTGACGTATTATCTATAAAAAGGGTAAAAGAAATCCATGCTAGAATTCCAGGTACACACTTAGTGATGCATGGCTCATCTTCTGTACCACAAGATTGGCTAGAGGTGATTAACAACTATGGTGGTGCAATGGGTGAGACCTATGGTGTGCCAGTAGAAGAAATTGTTGAAGCAATAAAATATGGTGTACGTAAAGTAAACATCGATACTGATTTACGTATGGCAGCAACTGGTGCAATAAGGAGATTTTTAGCAGAAAACCCCGCTGAATTTGACCCACGTAAATACAATGCTGTAGCTAAAAAAGCAATGTCTGAAATTTGCCAAGCTAGGTATGAGGC
Proteins encoded:
- the fba gene encoding class II fructose-bisphosphate aldolase (catalyzes the reversible aldol condensation of dihydroxyacetonephosphate and glyceraldehyde 3-phosphate in the Calvin cycle, glycolysis, and/or gluconeogenesis), whose amino-acid sequence is MALVSLRQLLDHAAEHGYGIPAFNVNNLEQVRAVMEAADKVNSPVILQGSAGARKYAGAPFIRHLVLAAIEEYPHLPVCMHQDHGTSPAVCQRSIQLGFSSVMMDGSLKADGKTPADYEYNVNVTKTVTDMAHACGVSVEGELGCLGSLETGQAGEEDGIGAEGTLSMDQLLTDPEEAADFVRKTKVDALAIAIGTSHGAYKFTKPPTGDVLSIKRVKEIHARIPGTHLVMHGSSSVPQDWLEVINNYGGAMGETYGVPVEEIVEAIKYGVRKVNIDTDLRMAATGAIRRFLAENPAEFDPRKYNAVAKKAMSEICQARYEAFGSAGMASKIKPISLETMFQRYENGELDPVVK